The Lycium barbarum isolate Lr01 chromosome 10, ASM1917538v2, whole genome shotgun sequence genome includes a region encoding these proteins:
- the LOC132615189 gene encoding NDR1/HIN1-like protein 13 — protein MEERSPPAGQVNGKARNLLSSATSLRLSLTPTRSSDHTYVVQIPRDQVYRVPPPENAKIVEEHRQPTSQKKRKCTCCCMVLAALLVIGIMIGIIVLIVHMLYAPKCPEFSIANVHFKNVTLPQNGHQKNKSPPQTHPQFEIDLKIVNVNERMDVAFGKGNNGKATLTFKKHEIGQGKYPSISQKPKDSTNSHFNLGVGKLPGDIAKSLDDDKKPIPLTLSIQAPMEITSWAKNLKKDMTVTCDFDVESVKNKSKIKSEDCTTNF, from the coding sequence ATGGAGGAGCGGTCACCACCTGCCGGCCAAGTAAACGGCAAAGCCAGAAACCTCCTTTCATCAGCCACATCGTTGCGTCTCTCTCTCACACCAACTCGCTCATCAGATCATACCTACGTTGTCCAAATCCCTCGCGATCAAGTTTATCGCGTCCCTCCTCCTGAAAATGCCAAAATTGTGGAGGAGCATCGCCAACCAACTTCTCAAAAGAAACGAAAATGTACATGTTGTTGTATGGTCCTGGCCGCGTTACTTGTAATAGGTATCATGATAGGAATTATCGTGTTGATCGTGCACATGTTGTACGCCCCTAAATGTCCTGAATTTTCAATTGCGAATGTCCATTTCAAGAACGTTACGCTACCTCAAAATGGTCATCAAAAGAATAAGAGTCCTCCACAAACACACCCTCAATTTGAGATCGACTTGAAAATCGTTAATGTAAATGAGAGAATGGATGTCGCATTTGGTAAAGGAAATAATGGGAAGGCGACACTtactttcaagaaacatgaaattGGACAAGGGAAATATCCCTCGATTTCTCAAAAACCTAAGGATTCAACCAATTCTCATTTCAACCTTGGTGTTGGGAAATTGCCTGGTGATATTGCAAAAAGTCTTGATGATGACAAGAAGCCTATACCATTGACTTTGAGCATTCAAGCACCAATGGAGATCACGAGCTGGGCAAAAAATTTAAAGAAAGACATGACTGTTACATGTGATTTCGACGTTGAATCCGTGAAAAATAAGTCCAAGATTAAATCCGAAGACTGTACGACTAATTTCTAa